The following are encoded together in the Cicer arietinum cultivar CDC Frontier isolate Library 1 chromosome 2, Cicar.CDCFrontier_v2.0, whole genome shotgun sequence genome:
- the LOC101493374 gene encoding uncharacterized protein codes for MQESNVAEDVIHKSIESHSIPSEIEAEEEPIEKNVEPKRVRGPTRMLDVWEMEDGDVIIVRLDNHSRPIGNEATTLTRFIGSVSKFEFVPPINDSTREMIKFELNEKWRQWKSDLKSKAYDPSKTKDEVATAIPDDRVDQNQYRDLVHGWFSNEGQKVSQINRQNRAKFEDVHCMGTKSLPKFIDEKIKKSKGVVPRREEIYVETRTHKDGSIVNEKAARVIEELSRYSNEVGTSQSLQNTQGSVSWKNDLFSQVQDLLRRDMCDVWIPDASSAPNNLNSPSSNNNEDNEKGED; via the exons ATGCAAGAAAGTAATGTTGCAGAAGATGTCATACATAAGTCTATAGAATCTCACTCTATTCCTTCTGAAATAGAAGCTGAAGAAGAACCAATTgaaaaaa ATGTAGAACCTAAACGGGTTAGAGGTCCAACAAGAATGCTTGATGTATGGGAGATGGAAGATGGTGATGTCATAATTGTTCGTTTGGACAACCACAGTCGGCCCATTGGGAATGAAGCAACAACTCTGACTCGTTTCATAGGTAGTGTG AGCaaatttgagtttgttcctCCAATAAATGACTCAACAAGAGAAATGATAAAATTTGAGTTGAATGAGAAGTGGAGGCAATGGAAAAGTGATTTAAAGTCAAAGGCATATGATCCAAGTAAGACAAAAGATGAAGTTGCAACTGCAATACCTGATGATAGGGTTGACCAAAATCAATACCGTGATTTGGTTCATGGTTGGTTTTCTAATGAAGGACAA AAAGTAAGTCAAATTAATAGACAAAATCGTGCTAAGTTTGAAGATGTTCATTGTATGGGTACAAAAAGTCTCCCAAAATTTATTGATGAAAAG ATAAAAAAGAGCAAAGGAGTGGTACCTAGACGTGAAGAGATTTATGTTGAAACTCGTACTCATAAAGATGGGTCAATTGTCAATGAAAAGGCTGCAAGAGTGATT GAAGAATTGAGCAGATATAGTAATGAGGTTGGAACATCTCAATCACTCCAAAACACACAAGGTTCTGTGTCTTGGAAGAATGATTTATTTTCTCAAGTACAAGACCTTCTAAGAAGGGACATGTGCGATGTATGG ATTCCCGATGCTTCTAGTGCTCCTAATAATTTGAATTCTCCTAGTTCAAACAACAATGAAGATAATGAAAAAG GTGAAGATTAA